The following proteins are co-located in the Malus sylvestris chromosome 13, drMalSylv7.2, whole genome shotgun sequence genome:
- the LOC126597342 gene encoding E3 ubiquitin-protein ligase MIEL1-like produces the protein MEGSADERLEFGKMGYGCKHYRRRCQIRAPCCNEIYPCRHCHNEATSMLSNPFDRHELVRYDVKQVVCSVCDTEQPVARVCTNCGVSMGEYFCDICIFYDDDTTKEQFHCNDCGICRIGGRDKFYHCKKCGSCYSNGLRDNHLCVENSMRHHCPICYEFLFDSLKETTVMKCGHTMHCECYNEMMKRDKYCCPICSKSVIDMSKTWKRIDEEIEATVMPEDYRYKKVWILCNDCNDTTEAYFHIIGQKCNHCNSYNTRTIAPPVLPQ, from the exons ATGGAAGGCTCAGCCGATGAACGTCTCGAGTTTGGGAAGATGGGTTACGG ATGCAAGCATTACCGAAGAAGATGCCAGATTCGAGCTCCGTGCTGCAACGAGATCTATCCTTGTCGCCATTGTCACAACGAAGCCACG AGCATGTTGAGCAACCCCTTTGATCGGCATGAGCTCGTTCGCTACGATGTGAAACAA GTTGTTTGTTCGGTTTGTGACACAGAGCAGCCG GTTGCACGAGTTTGTACAAACTGCGGCGTCAGTATGGGGGAATATTTCTGTGACATTTGCATATTCTATGATGATGAT ACCACGAAAGAACAATTTCATTGTAATGATTGTGGGATCTGCAG AATCGGGGGTCGTGACAAATTTTATCACTGCAAGAAATGTG GGTCTTGCTATTCAAATGGCTTACGTGATAATCACTTGTGTGTGGAGAACTCCATGCGGCATCACTGCCCTATTTGTTACGAG TTCCTTTTTGACTCACTGAAAGAAACTACTGTAATGAAATGCGGGCACACAATGCACTGCGAATGTTATAATGAAATGATGAAGCGTGACAA ATATTGTTGTCCGATATGCTCCAAGTCGGTGATTGACATGTCCAAAACCTGGAAGAGAATAGACGAGGAG ATAGAAGCAACTGTTATGCCTGAGGATTACCGGTATAAGAAG GTATGGATCCTGTGCAATGACTGCAACGACACTACCGAAGCCTACTTCCACATTATTGGGCAGAAATGCAACCACTGCAACTCATACAACACACGCACGATTGCCCCACCAGTTCTTCCTCAATGA